Proteins found in one Muntiacus reevesi chromosome 2, mMunRee1.1, whole genome shotgun sequence genomic segment:
- the ADISSP gene encoding adipose-secreted signaling protein isoform X2 — protein sequence MAAANKGNKSRVRSIRFATSHDAESSQSHVHFDEKLHDSVVMVTQESNSSFLVKVGFLKILHRYEITFTLPPVHRLSKDVRDAPVPSLHLKLLSVMPIPEGYSVKCEYSAHKEGVLKEEMLLACEGGTDTCVRVMVQARVMDRHHGTPMLLDGVKCVGAELEYDSEHSDWHGFD from the exons GCAACAAGTCCAGAGTCCGGAGTATCCGCTTCGCAACAAGCCATGATGCAGAAAGCTCCCAGAGTCATGTCCACTTTGATGAGAAGCTGCATGACTCTGTTGTCATGGTCACCCAGGAGAGCAACAGCAGCTTTCTGGTCAAG GTTGGATTCCTGAAGATCCTGCACAGGTATGAGATCACCTTCACCCTACCCCCAGTGCACAGGCTGAGCAAGGACGTCCGAGACGCACCTGTCCCCAGCCTGCACCTCAAGCTCCTCAGCGTCATGCCCATCCCAGAAG GTTACAGCGTCAAGTGTGAGTACTCCGCGCACAAGGAGGGCGTCCTCAAGGAGGAGATGCTGCTAGCCTGTGAAGGTGGCACCGATACCTGTGTGCGCGTGATGGTGCAGGCGCGCGTCATGG ACCGACACCACGGCACACCCATGCTGCTAGATGGTGTCAAGTGCGTGGGTGCTGAGCTAGAATACGACTCAGAGCACAGTGACTGGCACGGCTTCGACTGA
- the HSPA12B gene encoding heat shock 70 kDa protein 12B, with amino-acid sequence MLAVPEMDLQGLYIGSSPQRSPVPSPPASPRTQESCGIAPLTPSQSPKPEARGPQQAPFSVVVAIDFGTTSSGYAFSFASDPEAIHMMRKWEGGDPGVAHQKTPTCLLLTPEGAFHSFGYTARDYYHDLDPEEARDWLYFEKFKMKIHSTTDLTLKTQLEAVNGKKMPALEVFAHALRFFKEHALQELREQCPSLLEKDTVRWVLTVPAIWKQPAKQFMREAAYLAGLVSREDAEQLLIALEPEAASVYCRKLRLHQLVDLSSRAPGRGCLGERRSIDSSFRQAREQLRRSRHSRTFLVESGVGELWADMQAGDRYVVADCGGGTVDLTVHQLEQPHGTLKELYKASGGPCGAVGVDLAFEQLLGRIFGEDFITTFKRQRPAAWVDLTIAFEARKRTAGPHRTGALNISLPFSFIDFYRKQGGHNVETALRKSSVNFVKWSSHGMLRMSCEAMNELFQPTVSGIIQHIEALLERPEVQGVKLLFLVGGFAESAMLQHAVQAALGARGLRVVVPHDVALTILKGAVLFGQAPGVVRVRRSPLTYGVGVLNRFVAGVHPPDKLLVRDGRRWCTDVFERFVAAEQSVALGEEVRRSYCPARPGQRRVLINLYCCAAEDARFITDPGVRKCGALSLELEPAEGGPDAAGMPPGRREIRAAMQFGDTEIKVTAVDVSTNRSVRAAIDFLSN; translated from the exons ATGCTGGCTGTCCCGGAGATGGACCTACAGGGGCTGTACATTG GCTCCAGCCCACAGCGGTCTCCAGTGCCcagcccacctgcctccccaaggACCCAGGAAAGCTGTGGCATTGCCCCTCTCACACCCTCACAGTCCCCA AAGCCTGAGGCCCGAGGCCCTCAGCAGGCCCCCTTCTCCGTGGTCGTGGCTATCGACTTTGGCACCACATCCAGTGGCTATGCCTTCAGCTTTGCCAGTGACCCTGAGGCCATCCACATGATGAG GAAATGGGAAGGTGGGGACCCAGGTGTGGCCCACCAGAAGACCCCTACCTGCCTGCTGCTGACCCCAGAGGGTGCCTTTCACAGCTTTGGCTATACAGCCCGAGATTACTACCACGACCTGGACCCTGAGGAGGCTCGTGACTGGCTCTATTTCGAAAAGTTCAAGATGAAGATCCACAGTACCACC GATCTCACTTTGAAGACCCAGCTAGAAGcagtaaatggaaagaaaatgccTGCCCTGGAGGTGTTCGCTCATGCCTTGCGCTTCTTCAAGGAGCATGCCCTTCAG GAGCTGAGGGAGCAGTGCCCGTCACTGCTGGAGAAGGACACTGTGCGCTGGGTGTTGACCGTACCTGCCATCTGGAAACAGCCAGCCAAGCAGTTCATGCGGGAGGCTGCCTACCTG GCTGGACTAGTGTCGAGAGAGGATGCAGAGCAATTACTCATCGCCCTGGAGCCTGAGGCTGCCTCTGTCTACTGCCGCAAGCTGCGTCTGCACCAGCTCGTGGATCTGAGTAGCCGAGCTCCAGGCAGAGGGTGCCTGGGTGAGCGCCGCTCCATCGACTCCAGCTTCCGTCAGG CCCGAGAGCAGCTTCGAAGATCCCGCCACAGCCGGACATTCCTGGTGGAGTCGGGTGTTGGAGAACTGTGGGCCGATATGCAagcag GAGATCGCTATGTGGTGGCAGACTGTGGGGGAGGCACAGTGGACCTGACGGTGCACCAGCTGGAGCAGCCCCATGGCACCCTCAAGGAGCTCTACAAGGCGTCTG GCGGGCCCTGCGGCGCGGTGGGCGTGGACCTGGCTTTCGAGCAGCTGCTGGGCCGCATCTTTGGTGAGGACTTCATCACCACCTTCAAAAGGCAACGTCCAGCAGCCTGGGTGGATCTGACTATAGCCTTCGAGGCCCGGAAACGCACTGCAGGCCCACACCGTACAGGGGCGCTCAACATCTCCCTACCGTTCTCCTTCATTGACTTCTACCGTAAGCAGGGAGGCCACAACGTGGAGACAGCCCTGCGCAAGAGCAG CGTGAACTTCGTGAAGTGGTCCTCACATGGGATGCTCAGGATGTCTTGTGAGGCCATGAATGAACTCTTTCAGCCCACCGTCAGCGGGATCATCCAGCATATAG AAGCACTGCTGGAGCGCCCTGAGGTGCAGGGTGTCAAACTGCTGTTCCTGGTGGGCGGCTTCGCGGAATCGGCTATGCTGCAGCACGCGGTGCAGGCAGCTCTGGGCGCCCGCGGCCTGCGTGTGGTGGTTCCGCACGACGTAGCCCTCACCATCCTCAAAGGCGCAGTGCTTTTTGGGCAGGCGCCGGGAGTGGTTCGGGTGCGTAGATCGCCGCTCACTTACGGCGTGGGCGTGCTCAACCGCTTCGTGGCTGGTGTTCACCCGCCTGACAAGCTGCTGGTTCGTGACGGTCGCCGCTGGTGCACCGACGTTTTTGAGCGCTTCGTGGCCGCCGAACAGTCGGTGGCCCTGGGCGAGGAGGTGCGGCGCAGCTACTGCCCAGCGCGCCCGGGACAGCGGCGAGTGCTCATCAACCTATACTGCTGCGCCGCGGAGGACGCGCGCTTTATCACCGACCCAGGAGTGCGCAAGTGTGGCGCGCTCAGCCTGGAGCTTGAGCCAGCCGAGGGAGGCCCCGACGCCGCTGGAATGCCCCCCGGCCGCCGCGAGATCCGCGCTGCCATGCAGTTTGGCGACACTGAGATTAAGGTCACCGCCGTCGATGTCAGCACCAATCGCTCCGTGCGCGCCGCCATCGACTTTCTTTCCAATTGA
- the ADISSP gene encoding adipose-secreted signaling protein isoform X1, with translation MEPKPLPVSALLPSQGGQQEGQAEGLRTGRPRREGLRDAELGNVKESTGQGNKSRVRSIRFATSHDAESSQSHVHFDEKLHDSVVMVTQESNSSFLVKVGFLKILHRYEITFTLPPVHRLSKDVRDAPVPSLHLKLLSVMPIPEGYSVKCEYSAHKEGVLKEEMLLACEGGTDTCVRVMVQARVMDRHHGTPMLLDGVKCVGAELEYDSEHSDWHGFD, from the exons ATGGAGCCCAAGCCCCTTCCTGTCTCTGCCCTTCTCCCCTCTCAAGGAGGTCAGCAGGAGGGGCAAGCAGAGGGCCTCAGGACTGGCAGACCTAGAAGAGAAGGCCTGAGAGATGCGGAGCTTGGAAACGTGAAGGAGAGCACAGGGCAGG GCAACAAGTCCAGAGTCCGGAGTATCCGCTTCGCAACAAGCCATGATGCAGAAAGCTCCCAGAGTCATGTCCACTTTGATGAGAAGCTGCATGACTCTGTTGTCATGGTCACCCAGGAGAGCAACAGCAGCTTTCTGGTCAAG GTTGGATTCCTGAAGATCCTGCACAGGTATGAGATCACCTTCACCCTACCCCCAGTGCACAGGCTGAGCAAGGACGTCCGAGACGCACCTGTCCCCAGCCTGCACCTCAAGCTCCTCAGCGTCATGCCCATCCCAGAAG GTTACAGCGTCAAGTGTGAGTACTCCGCGCACAAGGAGGGCGTCCTCAAGGAGGAGATGCTGCTAGCCTGTGAAGGTGGCACCGATACCTGTGTGCGCGTGATGGTGCAGGCGCGCGTCATGG ACCGACACCACGGCACACCCATGCTGCTAGATGGTGTCAAGTGCGTGGGTGCTGAGCTAGAATACGACTCAGAGCACAGTGACTGGCACGGCTTCGACTGA